The following proteins are encoded in a genomic region of Flammeovirga pectinis:
- a CDS encoding alpha-L-fucosidase, protein MKSLLIGLTILLFGFNTFGQQLNTETKEKKQERMEWWQDARFGMFIHWGLYALPARHEWVMSNEKMSREKYEKYAEYFNPDLYNPTEWAKMAKNAGMKYVVFTAKHHDGFCMYDSKFTDYKVTNSPIGKDVMRELVDAFRAEGIRIGLYYSLIDWHHQDFTVKDPIHPLRNNKEEIKKDKKRDKTKYQAYLKNQLTEILSNYGQIDVLFTDFSYAQKENGKGKEYWDSENVYKLIRKLQPQIIINDRLDLKEEKGWDFLSPEQFMPKEWVTYKGEKTPWETCQTFSGSWGYHRDEYTWKSPHQTIVMLIETVSKGGNLILNVGPTGRGVIQKEAEDRLAQTGEWMKFHSRSIYNCTAAPEGIETPDNCLLTYNPETNRLYVHVLEWPFKTIYLPGLKDKIEYAQLLNDASELKLKYTKGAWLDDATEGDTGIKIQLPVQKPDVEVPVIEIFLKDKI, encoded by the coding sequence ATGAAATCATTATTAATTGGCCTTACCATTTTACTTTTTGGGTTTAATACCTTCGGCCAGCAATTAAATACAGAAACAAAAGAAAAAAAACAAGAACGTATGGAATGGTGGCAAGATGCCCGTTTCGGTATGTTTATCCACTGGGGACTTTACGCACTACCTGCTCGCCACGAATGGGTAATGAGTAATGAAAAAATGTCTAGAGAGAAATACGAAAAGTATGCAGAGTATTTTAACCCAGATTTATACAATCCTACAGAATGGGCAAAAATGGCAAAAAATGCAGGTATGAAATACGTTGTATTTACTGCTAAACATCACGATGGTTTTTGTATGTATGATAGTAAATTTACTGATTATAAAGTAACCAACTCTCCTATAGGTAAAGACGTTATGCGCGAATTAGTTGATGCTTTTAGAGCAGAAGGTATTCGTATTGGTTTATACTACTCATTAATTGATTGGCACCACCAAGACTTTACTGTAAAAGACCCTATCCACCCGTTAAGAAATAATAAAGAAGAAATTAAGAAAGATAAGAAGCGTGATAAAACAAAATACCAAGCTTACTTAAAAAATCAACTTACAGAAATCTTATCTAACTACGGGCAAATAGATGTTTTGTTTACTGATTTCTCTTATGCTCAAAAAGAAAATGGTAAAGGAAAAGAATACTGGGATTCTGAAAATGTTTATAAGCTAATCAGAAAATTACAACCTCAAATTATCATAAATGATAGATTGGATTTAAAAGAAGAAAAAGGTTGGGATTTCTTATCGCCAGAACAATTTATGCCTAAAGAATGGGTGACTTACAAAGGTGAAAAAACACCTTGGGAAACTTGCCAAACGTTCTCTGGATCTTGGGGTTACCACAGAGATGAGTATACTTGGAAATCTCCTCATCAAACCATTGTAATGTTAATAGAAACAGTAAGTAAAGGTGGTAATCTTATTCTTAATGTTGGCCCAACAGGACGTGGTGTGATACAAAAAGAAGCAGAAGATAGATTAGCCCAAACGGGTGAATGGATGAAGTTCCATAGCCGTTCTATTTATAATTGTACAGCTGCCCCAGAAGGAATAGAAACACCAGACAATTGCCTTTTAACGTACAACCCTGAAACAAATAGACTTTATGTTCATGTTTTAGAATGGCCGTTTAAAACAATTTATTTACCTGGTTTAAAAGATAAAATTGAATATGCTCAGTTACTAAACGATGCCTCAGAATTAAAACTTAAGTACACAAAAGGTGCTTGGTTAGACGATGCAACAGAAGGTGATACTGGTATTAAAATTCAACTACCTGTGCAAAAACCAGATGTTGAAGTACCTGTAATTGAGATTTTCTTGAAAGATAAAATCTAG
- a CDS encoding SGNH/GDSL hydrolase family protein produces the protein MTVTDSKGAFAKDTISYTAINVDPKMLYLNEKMWYNSTDSYFKGHKAFDFQKRDPQLPNVLLIGNSISIGYTPFVRKALAGKCNVYRIPTNGGDTKKCLAEFNKWIGDNNWDIIHFNFGLHDLKRLIDNKLNSKGDHVNSPKEYKKNLEEIVSLLKQKTNAKLIWASTSVVPENAAGRIKGEEIEYNKIAEKIMVKHHIPIDDQFTLTVNFPEDQLPENVHFKASGVKRQGEQAAAIILKILEGGL, from the coding sequence ATGACTGTAACAGACAGTAAAGGTGCATTTGCTAAGGATACCATTTCTTATACCGCCATTAATGTTGATCCTAAAATGTTATACCTTAACGAGAAAATGTGGTACAACTCTACGGATAGCTACTTTAAGGGGCATAAAGCATTTGATTTTCAGAAGAGAGATCCTCAATTACCAAATGTACTTTTAATTGGCAATTCTATTTCTATTGGCTACACTCCTTTTGTTAGAAAAGCATTAGCCGGAAAATGTAACGTGTACAGAATACCTACTAATGGAGGCGATACTAAAAAATGTTTAGCTGAATTTAATAAATGGATTGGTGATAACAATTGGGATATTATTCATTTCAACTTCGGCCTGCACGACCTTAAAAGGTTAATAGACAATAAATTAAACAGCAAAGGTGATCATGTAAACTCTCCTAAAGAATACAAGAAAAACCTAGAAGAAATTGTATCACTTTTAAAACAAAAAACAAACGCTAAACTAATTTGGGCAAGCACATCTGTTGTTCCAGAAAATGCCGCAGGTAGAATTAAAGGAGAAGAAATTGAGTACAATAAAATTGCCGAAAAGATTATGGTAAAACACCACATCCCTATCGACGATCAATTTACGCTTACCGTTAATTTCCCAGAAGATCAACTTCCTGAAAATGTTCACTTTAAAGCTTCAGGTGTCAAAAGACAGGGCGAACAAGCTGCAGCTATTATTTTAAAAATTTTGGAAGGTGGTTTGTAG
- a CDS encoding SGNH/GDSL hydrolase family protein, producing the protein MKQKITHLLSFFLLVISTVTYAHNFKKNDKIVFIGNSITHAGSYHNVLRTFLATRYQKDITVLNKGISGDVTDQVLARLEVDILIEKPTVAFVMLGMNDVQRNTYTDTPTAWQLKQQQDALARYKKQTEKLVNLLLDQKIEVILFTPTIFDESPSIQKANNKGVNAALGKCRDHVKSMASKYTLEVVDFYSIMSEVNTDQQAKAPDFTIVGADRIHPGATGHFVMGYQLVNTITKDNREVANLTINAKKEKVTANLNCSIKNLTASNKSVAFQLEENSLPFPIKYFDQKGVALVPFKENLNQETLRIEGLKKGEYTLKIDNQEIGIFTNDAFANGIQLAELATPQLRQAEKIGQLSKEIMRLQNKIRDLRMVDYTIFKIYDSKMTIEERKALATKKLEEYNDMSISWHKYFTKLLKEYVKNIDNEGTMKTDIQNIRQLVFKVAKPIPHNYSIGKVMVQ; encoded by the coding sequence ATGAAACAGAAAATTACACACCTCCTATCGTTCTTTTTACTAGTAATTTCCACAGTTACTTATGCACATAACTTTAAGAAAAACGATAAAATAGTCTTTATAGGTAATAGTATTACTCATGCAGGTTCTTACCATAATGTATTAAGAACATTTTTAGCAACAAGATACCAAAAAGACATTACGGTACTCAATAAAGGAATAAGTGGTGATGTTACCGACCAAGTGTTGGCAAGGTTAGAAGTTGATATTTTAATTGAAAAGCCAACCGTTGCTTTTGTAATGTTAGGCATGAATGACGTACAACGTAATACCTATACTGATACACCAACAGCATGGCAACTTAAACAACAACAAGACGCATTAGCCAGATATAAAAAGCAAACAGAAAAGCTGGTAAACCTACTTCTTGATCAAAAAATTGAAGTTATTTTATTTACACCAACAATCTTTGATGAAAGTCCAAGTATACAAAAAGCCAACAATAAAGGAGTAAACGCTGCATTAGGTAAGTGCAGAGACCATGTAAAAAGTATGGCATCAAAATACACGCTTGAAGTTGTAGACTTTTACAGCATAATGAGTGAAGTTAATACGGATCAACAAGCAAAAGCTCCTGATTTTACTATTGTTGGAGCAGACAGAATTCATCCTGGAGCAACTGGGCATTTCGTTATGGGGTATCAATTGGTAAATACAATCACAAAAGACAATAGAGAAGTAGCTAACTTAACCATCAATGCTAAAAAAGAAAAAGTAACTGCAAATTTAAACTGTTCTATAAAAAATCTTACCGCATCGAACAAAAGTGTAGCTTTTCAACTAGAAGAGAACTCGTTACCATTTCCTATCAAATATTTTGATCAGAAAGGAGTAGCATTAGTCCCTTTTAAAGAAAATTTAAACCAAGAAACGCTTAGAATTGAAGGTTTGAAAAAAGGAGAATACACCTTAAAAATTGATAACCAAGAAATAGGGATTTTTACAAATGATGCCTTTGCAAATGGTATTCAATTAGCAGAATTAGCAACTCCCCAATTACGTCAAGCAGAAAAAATAGGTCAGTTATCTAAGGAGATTATGCGTCTTCAAAACAAAATAAGAGACTTGAGAATGGTAGATTATACTATCTTCAAAATATATGATTCTAAAATGACTATTGAAGAAAGAAAGGCATTGGCTACAAAGAAATTAGAAGAGTACAATGATATGTCTATCTCATGGCATAAATACTTTACAAAGCTACTTAAAGAATATGTGAAAAATATTGATAATGAAGGTACTATGAAAACAGATATTCAAAATATCCGTCAATTAGTTTTCAAAGTAGCTAAGCCAATTCCCCATAATTATTCTATTGGGAAAGTGATGGTTCAATAA
- a CDS encoding T9SS C-terminal target domain-containing protein, with protein sequence MCFLGAGLSNVSAQTNATIEYTVQRYIGDVSELDRAKYFNLHSNSQSEEHTAFYKEFNVSPSRGFWGAFSFNKISKKNPVGVYPTPKNSKNKNVRDVQHYVGTEHPKNVFKDGIDPEVVANWSAEYFKNFSNNDLRPQFLEPMNEPFVHAHDFYEGKWIPEDEARIKKQMSEVFSAIGAKIHATPELANMKVVGYSAAWPSFERKNFQNWEENMKLFMDIAGENMDGFSTHLYDGVNVTGQDNKRSGSNSEAILDLIEAYSYTKWGVVKPHAITEYGVIPKGFGEGYSPVRASQAVSGINHMIFNLLDRENNMYISIPFITGKSKWNMTKKNNYTPYKAAMMIPTNLGEAKPAGWEYNEKVYFYKQWASVKGKRVYVATDNPDVQIQGFVDGNVLYVALNNLDDKEQEVNLNFNEKLKKLKNINSKSVKTYTDKKAEYTEKTFSKAINSLVLEPSETVVLAYEFSKEIKFDNTIHETKYYSTKVVQEIKANTSIDYTFDSIKTGKGEATLMLGIARAHGKSLKPVVTLNGKELTVPTNWKGYDQKNRKAFFGTIEIVIDPSSLKENNTVSVTFPDAGGHVSSLILELKNYEQGEVSK encoded by the coding sequence TTGTGTTTTTTAGGCGCAGGACTCAGCAATGTTTCTGCACAAACTAATGCAACTATTGAATACACAGTACAAAGATATATCGGTGATGTATCTGAGTTAGATAGAGCAAAATATTTTAACCTTCACTCTAATAGCCAAAGTGAAGAACATACAGCCTTTTACAAAGAGTTTAATGTAAGTCCAAGTAGAGGTTTTTGGGGGGCATTTTCTTTTAATAAAATCTCTAAAAAGAATCCTGTTGGCGTTTATCCAACACCAAAAAATAGTAAAAATAAAAACGTTAGAGATGTTCAACACTATGTAGGAACAGAGCATCCAAAAAATGTTTTTAAAGATGGAATAGATCCTGAAGTTGTAGCTAACTGGTCTGCAGAATACTTTAAGAATTTCTCTAATAATGACCTTCGTCCACAATTCTTAGAACCAATGAATGAGCCTTTCGTTCATGCACATGATTTCTATGAAGGAAAATGGATTCCTGAAGATGAGGCTAGAATTAAAAAGCAAATGTCGGAGGTATTTAGTGCAATTGGTGCTAAAATACATGCCACACCAGAATTAGCCAACATGAAAGTAGTAGGTTATTCTGCTGCTTGGCCTTCTTTTGAAAGAAAAAATTTCCAAAACTGGGAAGAAAACATGAAACTATTCATGGATATTGCCGGTGAAAATATGGATGGTTTCTCTACTCACCTTTATGATGGCGTAAATGTTACAGGACAAGATAACAAACGTTCTGGAAGTAATTCGGAAGCTATTTTAGATTTAATTGAAGCATACAGTTACACTAAATGGGGTGTTGTAAAACCGCATGCTATTACAGAATATGGTGTTATTCCTAAAGGATTTGGCGAGGGATACTCTCCTGTAAGAGCCTCTCAAGCAGTAAGTGGAATAAACCACATGATCTTTAATTTATTGGATAGAGAAAATAACATGTATATCTCTATTCCATTTATTACAGGTAAGTCTAAATGGAACATGACTAAAAAGAACAATTACACTCCATACAAAGCAGCAATGATGATTCCTACAAACCTAGGAGAAGCAAAACCTGCCGGATGGGAATACAACGAAAAAGTATATTTCTATAAGCAATGGGCTAGTGTAAAAGGGAAAAGAGTTTATGTTGCAACAGATAACCCTGATGTTCAGATTCAAGGTTTTGTAGACGGTAATGTGCTTTATGTTGCTTTAAATAATTTAGATGATAAAGAGCAAGAGGTAAACCTTAACTTTAATGAGAAACTAAAAAAGCTAAAGAATATCAATAGTAAATCTGTTAAAACATATACTGATAAAAAAGCAGAATATACAGAAAAAACGTTTTCTAAAGCAATAAATTCTTTAGTATTAGAACCTTCAGAAACTGTTGTGCTAGCTTATGAGTTTTCTAAAGAAATTAAATTCGATAACACAATACACGAAACAAAGTATTATTCCACAAAAGTAGTACAGGAAATTAAAGCAAATACGAGTATTGACTATACTTTCGATAGTATTAAAACAGGTAAAGGAGAAGCAACCTTAATGTTAGGTATTGCTAGAGCTCATGGTAAATCTTTAAAGCCTGTTGTTACATTAAATGGTAAAGAATTAACTGTACCTACAAACTGGAAAGGTTACGATCAAAAGAATAGAAAAGCCTTTTTTGGAACAATAGAAATTGTAATAGACCCTTCTTCACTTAAAGAAAATAATACTGTTTCTGTAACTTTTCCGGATGCCGGCGGACATGTTAGTTCACTTATCTTAGAATTGAAAAATTACGAACAAGGCGAAGTATCAAAATAA
- a CDS encoding two-component regulator propeller domain-containing protein — protein MKLLQNSILLMAILLSIRVIGQHKSFKHIPESAGLSNKIAKDIFRDTKGFLWIATQNGLNRYDGYEMKVFKNAETDVSTLSSNDINVIFEDSRQHLWVGTITNIHKIGKDGESFDRLLKRSPFEDNNFEFEITSIIEDKNKNIWVGTSGAGLYVFNLDGNQIKHYFKEQKEGNFNFVHITALFEDQNNNIWIGHKDLSYTIFNPRKKSFKHNKISLASTRFRNNTGSYITSFVETADKGVIASTLNSGILAFESKTNNINYLKGINKGLYHPTVKDMAVDEEKNLWLGTSDGLHFIPKYKNRVQKVYKSDDLNSNSLSDNAVLSLYYDQQNILWCGVWGRGIDYAEPNFKKFETFKREPMKTNSLNNDMVQTIMEDHEENLWFGTSGGGVTYYNIDNDVYEHFTPQKGNKEKLQSWSVFSIFEDSDNDIWVGSYLGGLSLLDRETKTFKTFKNDPHSDYSLPNDDVRDIFEDSNNQLWIATNGGGIAKFDKYSETFEVYKREEAKGQETLASNWVLNIMEDSRGWLWIGTYGGVSIYYPDTDTFISFNHNDKDQNSLAHNWVYSIVEDRNNTIWIGTAGGLNKIDAKYLDKEIESYKKDFMTKYTEENGLSNNAINGIIEDEEDYLWISSNMGLSKFNKEKKIFTHYSKDDGLQGNEFIPMAYCKTAEGKLIFGGRNGANAFFTSDINVNPFKPNVFLTNFSLFNKEIFPSSEENSVLVQSIINTESITLLYDQNVLTFDFVALNMISSDNNTYAYKMEGFDKEWNHVNSKREAVYTNLDPGDYIFMVKGTNNDGVWNEDGRNLLITIQPPYWQTWWFRTLIFIVLLVSILGGYKWRVRAYKEAQRVLEETVQERTFELADKNNDLLTINEEVQQQAEELEMQRDHLAETNNLISDQNRNLKDKNEEISSLVGQLQGANSEISLKNKHITDSIRYAKTMQQAILPLDDSFESIFANHFVLFKPKDIVSGDFYWVSTRNKDGKTFVASVDCTGHGVPGAFMSMVGMALLNKIVNENGESNPIKILEKLDEGIREALRQDESKNRDGMDLSIVCIEQTSPTEYDLLFSSAKSVMYIFKAPKGKIQRITGDRISIGGLRRKKKKQFSVQKFSLKRGDRFYLTTDGYVDQCDESRKKFGTIKFEKILEQTVKYSLDSQYQMLQDILKIHQGNAEQRDDITVMGFEV, from the coding sequence ATGAAACTACTACAGAACAGTATATTACTAATGGCCATACTTCTTAGCATAAGAGTAATTGGGCAGCACAAATCTTTTAAGCACATACCAGAAAGTGCGGGGTTATCTAATAAAATTGCAAAAGATATTTTTAGAGATACCAAAGGTTTTTTATGGATAGCAACACAAAATGGTTTAAACCGTTATGATGGCTATGAAATGAAAGTATTTAAAAATGCAGAGACGGATGTATCTACTTTATCAAGTAATGATATTAATGTAATTTTTGAAGACTCAAGACAACATTTATGGGTAGGTACAATTACCAATATTCATAAAATAGGTAAAGATGGTGAAAGTTTTGACCGTTTATTAAAACGTTCTCCTTTTGAAGATAATAACTTTGAATTTGAAATTACTTCAATCATCGAAGATAAGAATAAGAATATCTGGGTGGGTACATCTGGAGCAGGTTTATATGTTTTCAATTTAGACGGAAACCAAATCAAACATTACTTTAAAGAACAAAAGGAGGGAAATTTTAATTTTGTACATATAACTGCGTTATTCGAAGATCAAAATAACAATATATGGATTGGACATAAAGACTTATCATATACTATTTTTAACCCTAGAAAGAAGTCTTTTAAACATAATAAGATCTCTTTGGCATCAACTAGATTTAGAAATAATACAGGAAGCTACATTACTAGTTTTGTAGAAACTGCAGACAAAGGTGTTATTGCTTCTACATTAAATAGTGGTATTCTAGCCTTCGAATCAAAAACAAATAATATTAATTACTTAAAAGGAATTAATAAAGGTTTGTACCACCCTACGGTAAAAGATATGGCTGTAGACGAAGAAAAAAACCTATGGTTAGGGACTTCTGACGGGCTTCATTTTATTCCAAAATATAAAAATAGAGTACAAAAAGTTTATAAAAGCGATGATCTCAATAGCAATAGTTTAAGTGATAATGCGGTCCTTTCTTTATACTACGATCAACAAAATATTTTATGGTGCGGTGTATGGGGAAGAGGTATTGATTATGCTGAACCTAACTTTAAAAAATTCGAGACTTTTAAGCGTGAACCAATGAAAACGAATAGTTTAAATAATGATATGGTTCAGACGATAATGGAAGATCACGAAGAAAACTTATGGTTTGGTACAAGTGGAGGTGGTGTTACATATTATAATATAGATAATGATGTTTACGAGCATTTTACCCCTCAGAAAGGTAATAAAGAGAAGTTACAATCGTGGTCTGTATTTTCTATTTTTGAAGATAGTGATAACGATATTTGGGTGGGTTCTTATTTAGGTGGACTTTCTTTATTAGATAGAGAAACAAAAACATTTAAGACCTTTAAAAATGATCCACATTCTGATTACTCTTTACCAAATGATGATGTAAGAGATATTTTTGAAGATTCTAATAACCAGTTATGGATTGCAACAAATGGAGGTGGTATTGCCAAATTTGATAAATACAGTGAAACATTTGAGGTCTATAAAAGAGAAGAAGCTAAAGGACAAGAAACCTTAGCAAGTAATTGGGTACTCAATATAATGGAAGATAGTAGAGGGTGGTTATGGATTGGAACATATGGAGGAGTAAGTATTTATTACCCAGATACAGATACTTTTATTAGTTTTAACCATAATGATAAAGATCAAAACTCACTAGCACATAACTGGGTATATTCTATTGTTGAAGATAGAAATAACACTATTTGGATTGGTACTGCTGGAGGTTTAAATAAGATTGATGCCAAGTATTTAGACAAGGAAATAGAATCTTATAAAAAGGATTTTATGACAAAATATACTGAGGAAAATGGACTTAGTAATAATGCAATAAATGGTATTATTGAAGACGAAGAAGACTATTTATGGATAAGCTCTAATATGGGCTTGTCTAAGTTTAATAAAGAGAAAAAAATCTTTACACATTACAGTAAGGATGATGGGTTACAAGGCAATGAATTTATTCCGATGGCATATTGTAAAACTGCTGAAGGGAAATTAATTTTTGGTGGTAGAAATGGGGCAAATGCTTTTTTTACATCAGATATAAATGTCAACCCATTTAAGCCAAATGTTTTTCTAACAAATTTTTCTCTTTTTAATAAAGAAATCTTTCCATCATCAGAAGAAAATAGCGTTTTAGTACAGAGTATTATTAATACAGAATCTATAACGCTTTTGTACGATCAGAATGTACTAACGTTTGACTTTGTGGCTTTAAATATGATCTCATCAGACAATAATACGTATGCCTACAAAATGGAAGGGTTTGATAAGGAATGGAATCATGTAAACAGTAAAAGAGAAGCAGTATATACTAATTTAGATCCGGGAGACTATATTTTTATGGTAAAAGGAACTAATAATGATGGTGTTTGGAATGAAGATGGTCGAAACCTTTTAATAACAATCCAACCACCTTATTGGCAGACTTGGTGGTTTAGAACGCTTATTTTTATAGTGTTACTTGTATCCATTCTTGGTGGTTACAAATGGAGAGTTAGAGCATATAAAGAAGCACAAAGAGTTTTAGAAGAAACGGTGCAAGAACGTACCTTTGAATTGGCCGATAAAAATAATGATTTACTAACGATAAACGAAGAGGTACAGCAGCAAGCAGAAGAGTTAGAAATGCAACGTGATCACCTTGCAGAAACTAATAATTTAATTTCGGATCAGAATAGAAATCTAAAAGATAAGAACGAAGAAATTTCTAGTCTAGTTGGACAATTGCAAGGTGCAAATAGTGAGATATCTTTAAAGAACAAGCACATTACAGATAGTATTCGTTACGCAAAAACAATGCAACAGGCCATCTTACCACTTGATGATTCTTTCGAGAGTATTTTTGCCAATCACTTTGTATTGTTTAAACCAAAAGACATTGTATCTGGAGATTTTTATTGGGTAAGTACTCGAAATAAAGATGGAAAAACATTTGTAGCCTCTGTAGATTGTACTGGGCATGGTGTACCTGGTGCATTTATGTCTATGGTTGGAATGGCTTTACTTAATAAAATAGTGAACGAAAATGGGGAAAGCAATCCCATAAAAATACTAGAAAAACTAGACGAGGGTATTAGAGAAGCACTACGTCAGGATGAATCAAAGAATAGAGATGGAATGGATTTGTCTATTGTTTGTATTGAGCAGACAAGCCCTACAGAATATGATTTATTATTTTCATCAGCAAAAAGTGTAATGTATATTTTTAAAGCCCCCAAAGGTAAAATACAAAGGATTACGGGAGATAGAATTTCTATTGGAGGCCTAAGAAGAAAGAAGAAGAAACAATTTTCTGTACAAAAATTCTCTTTAAAAAGAGGAGATAGATTCTACTTAACTACAGACGGTTATGTAGATCAATGTGATGAATCGAGAAAGAAATTTGGCACAATTAAGTTCGAGAAAATTTTAGAACAAACAGTAAAATATTCATTAGACAGTCAGTACCAAATGCTACAAGATATTTTAAAGATTCACCAAGGAAATGCAGAACAACGAGACGATATTACGGTAATGGGTTTTGAGGTATAA